A genomic region of Gemmata massiliana contains the following coding sequences:
- a CDS encoding DUF2231 domain-containing protein: MATVESRAKVLGHAMHPMLIVVPLGTFVGAVAFDGVFYFGGRDPQWAVVAYWMIVAGLIGGLVAAVPGWVDWFTIPPGTRAKRIGLAHGLGNGIGVLGLFGASWYFRRPDVPNPPDLALLLALLGLLLGGVTAWLGGELIERLGIGVAPGAHPDAPSSLSGRPAGPVA, from the coding sequence ATGGCAACGGTCGAAAGTCGGGCGAAGGTGCTCGGCCACGCGATGCACCCGATGCTGATCGTCGTCCCGCTCGGCACGTTCGTCGGCGCGGTCGCCTTCGACGGTGTGTTCTACTTCGGGGGCCGCGACCCGCAGTGGGCGGTAGTGGCCTACTGGATGATCGTGGCCGGTTTGATCGGCGGGCTGGTCGCCGCGGTACCCGGGTGGGTCGACTGGTTCACCATCCCGCCGGGTACCCGCGCCAAAAGGATCGGTCTCGCCCACGGGCTGGGCAACGGCATCGGTGTCCTGGGTCTGTTCGGGGCGAGCTGGTACTTCCGCCGTCCGGACGTTCCCAACCCCCCGGACCTGGCCCTCTTGCTGGCGCTCCTCGGGCTCTTACTCGGCGGGGTGACGGCGTGGCTCGGCGGCGAACTGATCGAGCGGCTGGGTATCGGGGTCGCCCCGGGCGCCCATCCGGACGCCCCGAGCTCGCTGTCCGGGCGCCCCGCCGGCCCGGTAGCGTGA